In Melospiza melodia melodia isolate bMelMel2 chromosome 30, bMelMel2.pri, whole genome shotgun sequence, a single window of DNA contains:
- the SP2 gene encoding transcription factor Sp2: MAATAAVSPSEYLQPASANAQDSQPSPLALLAATCSKIGPPAVEAAAAPPAPPQPAPRKLVPIKPAPLPLGAAKGGIGILSSKGSLLQIQGSQLGASYPGGQLVLAIQNAAVLGKASRSSSSSSSSSSSSIQYQAVPQLQPSGAQTIQVQPNQIQIIPGTSQAILTPSSSSSSSSSSSSSSHKPVPIKPAPAQKAAAAGGVVKLPAGANVTLSLPPALVGPEAGGQPQLLTDSPSKGGKKPRKKAPSPGQPAAVAVAEQVETVLIETTAENIIQAGSNLLIVQSPGAGQPAVLQQLQVVQPKQEPQVVQIPQQALRVVQAASATLPTVPQKPSQNFQIQAAEPTPTQVYFKTPSGELQSVLLQEASSIPVPPGGSCGSPGPGTGPGSARRPAPRKERPLPKIAPAGGILSLSAAQLAAAAQAMQTININGVQVQGVPVTITNSAGQQQLTVQNVSGNNVTISGLSPTQIQLQMEQALSGDVQPGEKRRRMACTCPNCKDGDKRPGDGGKKKHICHIPECGRTFRKTSLLRAHVRLHTGERPFVCNWVFCGKRFTRSDELQRHARTHTGDKRFECAQCQKRFMRSDHLTKHYKTHLVTKNL, from the exons atggctgccactgctgctgtcagccccagcgAGTACCTGCAGCCCGCCAGCGCCAAcgcccag GACTCGCAGCCGTCGCCGCTGGCGCTGCTGGCGGCCACATGCAGCAAGATCGGTCCCCCCGCCGTGGAGGCGGCCGCGGCGCCGCCGGCGCCCCCGCAGCCCGCGCCCCGCAAGCTGGTGCCCATCAAGCCCGCCCCGCTGCCCCTGGGCGCCGCCAAGGGCGGCATCGGCATCCTGTCCTCCAAGGGGAGCCTCCTCCAGATCCAGGGCTCCCAGCTGGGCGCCTCCTACCCCGGCGGGCAGCTGGTGCTGGCCATCCAGAACGCGGCCGTGCTGGGCAAAGCCTcgcgctcctcctcctcctcctcctcgtcctcctcctccagcatccAGTACCAGGCggtgccacagctgcagcccagcggCGCTCAGACCATCCAGGTGCAGCCTAACCAGATCCAGATCATCCCGGGCACCAGCCAGGCCATCCTcacgccctcctcctcctcctcctcctcctcctcctcctcctcctcctcgcacaAGCCCGTGCCCATCAAGCCGGCCCCGGCGCAGAAGGCGGCGGCAGCGGGCGGCGTGGTCAAGCTGCCCGCGGGTGCCAACgtcaccctgagcctgcccccgGCCCTGGTGGGCCCCGAGGCGggcgggcagccccagctgctcacgGACAGCCCCTCCAAGGGCGGCAAAAAGCCGCGGAAGAAGGCGCCGTCCCCGGGGCAGCCCGCGGCCGTGGCCGTGGCCGAGCAGGTGGAGACGGTGCTGATCGAGACCACGGCCGAGAACATCATCCAGGCGGGCAGCAACCTGCTGATCGTGCAGAGCCCGGGCGCGGGGCAGCCCGccgtgctgcagcagctgcaggtggtGCAGCCCAAGCAGGAGCCGCAGGTGGTGCAGATCCCGCAGCAGGCGCTGCGCGTGGTGCAGGCCGCCTCGGCCACGCTGCCCACTGTGCCCCAGAAACCGTCCCAGAACTTCCAGATCCAGGCGGCCGAGCCCACCCCCACACAG gtTTACTTCAAGACCCCCTCTGGGGAGCTGCAGtcggtgctgctgcaggaggcctCGTCCATCCCGGTGCCGCCGGGCGGTTCGtgcggcagccccggccccggtacCGGCCCCGGCAGCGCCCGCAGGCCGGCCCCGCGCAAGGAGCGGCCGCTGCCCAAGATCGCCCCGGCCGGGGGCATCCTGAGCCTGAGCGcggcacagctggcagcagctgcacaggcCATGCAGACCATCAACATCAACGGCGTGCAGGTGCAGGGCGTGCCCGTCACCATCACCAACAGCGCAG gccagcagcagctgaCGGTGCAGAACGTGTCGGGCAACAACGTGACCATCAGCGGGCTGAGCCCCACGCAGATCCAGCTGCAGATGGAGCAGGCGCTGTCCGGGGACGTGCAGCCcggagagaagaggaggaggatggcctGCACCTGCCCCAACTGCAAGGACGGCGACAAGCG gccggGCGACGGCGGCAAGAAGAAGCACATCTGCCACATCCCCGAGTGCGGGCGCACCTTCCGCAAGACGTCGCTGCTGCGGGCGCACGTGCGGCTGCACACGGGCGAGCGGCCCTTCGTGTGCAACTGGGTGTTCTGCGGCAAGCGCTTCACGCGCTCCGACGAGCTGCAGCGGCACGCGCGCACCCACACAG gtgACAAACGCTTCGAGTGCGCGCAGTGCCAGAAACGCTTCATGCGCTCCGACCACCTGACCAAGCACTACAAGACACACCTGGTCACCAAGAACCTGTAG
- the PNPO gene encoding pyridoxine-5'-phosphate oxidase: MELEQLRKSYRGDSEAFEECHLVSLDPLEQFRAWLQDALQCPDIAEANAMCLATCSRDGRPSARMVLLKGLGPDGLRFFTNYESRKGRELDSNPFASLVFYWEPLCRQVRIEGSVRRLPEEESERYFQSRPRGSQIGALVSRQSSVIPDREYLRKKNAELEELYRDKAVPRPDYWGAYVVEPELVEFWQGQSNRLHDRIVFRRLRDRAAPLGAMTRRGHGDWVYERLSP; encoded by the exons atggagctggagcagctgcgGAAAAGCTACCGGGGGGACAGCGAG GCGTTCGAGGAGTGCCACCTGGTGTCCCTGGATCCCCTGGAGCAGTTCCGGGCCTGGCTGCAGGACGCGCTGCAGTGCCCGGACATCGCCGAGGCCAACGCCATGTGCCTggccacctgctccag GGACGGGCGGCCCTCGGCGCGCATGGTGCTGCTGAAGGGGCTGGGGCCGGACGGGCTGCGCTTCTTCACCAACTACGAGAGCAGGAAGGGCCGGGAGCTG GACTCCAACCCCTTCGCCTCCCTCGTGTTCTACTGGGAGCCGCTCTGCCGGCAG GTGCGCATCGAGGGCTCGGTGCGGCGCCTGCCCGAGGAGGAATCCGAGCGCTAtttccagtcccggccccggggcAGCCAGATCGGGGCCCTGGTGAGCCGGCAGAGCTCGGTCATCCCTGACAGAGAG TACCTGCGCAAGAAGAACgcggagctggaggagctgtacCGGGACAAGGCGGTGCCCAGGCCGGACTACTG GGGCGCGTACGTGGTGGAGCCGgagctggtggagttctggcagGGCCAATCGAACCGGCTGCACGACCGGATCGTGTTCCGGCGGCTGCGGGACCGCGCGGCGCCGCTCGGGGCCATGACCCGCCGCGGCCACGGCGACTGGGTGTACGAGCGCCTGTCGCCGTGA
- the PRR15L gene encoding proline-rich protein 15-like protein: MADGHGWWKLTFLRKRQAAAPVLYESPEGPAAPGADGADGSGPEGSPGFAARLEKIVDKSTKGKHVKVSHSGRFKEKKKVRATLAEHPNLCGAGERQEQ, from the coding sequence ATGGCCGACGGGCACGGCTGGTGGAAGCTGACGTTCCTGCGGAAGCGCCAGGCGGCGGCCCCGGTGCTGTACGAGAGCCCCGAGGGCCCCGCGGCGCCCGGCGCGGACGGCGCGGACGGGAGCGGCCCCGAGGGCAGCCCCGGCTTCGCCGCCCGCCTCGAGAAGATCGTGGACAAGAGCACCAAGGGCAAGCACGTCAAGGTCTCGCACTCCGGCCGcttcaaggagaagaagaaagtgCGGGCGACGCTGGCCGAGCATCCCAACCTGTGCGGGGCCGGCGAGCGGCAGGAGCAGTGA